The genomic stretch GAGTGAGAATACACCATGACCACCCTCTCCCCCTCCGGCTTCCTCCGCATCGGCGCGTCCGATCTCGAATACCGCATGATCGGTCCGTCACCCGAGCAGGCGCCGACCATTGTCATGCTGCATGAAGGCCTCGGCTCGGCGGCGCTGTGGGGCGATTTTCCGGAGAAGCTGCAGGCCGCCACCGGCGCCGGCGTGTTCGTGTACTCCCGCGCCGGCTATGGCGCCTCGTCGCCGGTCACGCTGCCGCGGCAGCTCGACTACATGCATGTCGAGGCGCTCGATGTCCTGCCGAAGCTCCTGGACGCGATCGGCTTTCGCCGCGGCCTCCTGGTCGGCCATTCCGACGGCGCGTCGATCGCGGCGATCTACGCCGGCAGCCATCAGGATCACCGCGTGCAGGGCATGGCGCTGATCGCGCCGCATTTCATTGTCGAGGATATCTCGGTGACCTCGATCGCCGAAACAAAGACTGCCTACGAGACCACGAACCTGAAAGAGAA from Bradyrhizobium sp. Ash2021 encodes the following:
- a CDS encoding alpha/beta hydrolase encodes the protein MTTLSPSGFLRIGASDLEYRMIGPSPEQAPTIVMLHEGLGSAALWGDFPEKLQAATGAGVFVYSRAGYGASSPVTLPRQLDYMHVEALDVLPKLLDAIGFRRGLLVGHSDGASIAAIYAGSHQDHRVQGMALIAPHFIVEDISVTSIAETKTAYETTNLKEKLARWHKDVDNAFYGWNGAWLNPKFRTWDISEFLAYIRVPIAILQGVDDQYGTMRQVEIAREECYCPVDVTLIPGAGHQPHREAPGATLDAISEFANAVLRVDGSQGRAA